A single genomic interval of Streptomyces showdoensis harbors:
- a CDS encoding FAD-binding oxidoreductase: MDDLQQDDLQARLHRELRAGLPAEALLTDPDVTASYAHDMASFCTAGTPAAVVLPRTVEQVQHVMRTATRLRVPVVPQGARTGLSGGANASEGCIVLSLVKMDRILEINPVDRIAVVEPGVINAVLSRAVAEHGLYYPPDPSSWETCTIGGNIGTASGGLCCVKYGVTAEYVLGLDVVLADGRLLRTGRRTAKGVAGYDLTRLFVGSEGSLGIVVGAVLALRPQPPVQLALAAEFPSAAAACEAVCAIMERGHTPSLLELMDGTTVRAVNRLAHMGLPDTTEALLLCAFDTPDPGADLAAVGELCRAAGATEVVPAEDAAESELLLQARRLSLTALETIKSATMIDDVCVPRTKLAAMLAGTAAIAEKYGLTIGVCAHAGDGNTHPVVCFDHADEDESRRARESFDEIMALGLDLGGTITGEHGVGVLKKEWLARELGPVGVELQRGIKRTFDPLGLLNPGKLF, translated from the coding sequence ATGGACGATCTTCAGCAGGACGATCTTCAGGCGCGGCTGCACCGGGAGCTGCGCGCCGGACTCCCCGCCGAGGCGCTGCTCACCGACCCGGACGTCACCGCCTCGTACGCCCACGACATGGCGAGCTTCTGCACGGCCGGCACCCCCGCGGCCGTCGTGCTCCCCCGCACCGTCGAGCAGGTCCAGCACGTCATGCGGACGGCGACCAGGCTGCGCGTGCCGGTCGTGCCGCAGGGCGCCCGCACGGGGCTGTCCGGCGGCGCCAACGCCTCCGAGGGCTGCATCGTGCTCTCCCTGGTCAAGATGGACCGCATCCTGGAGATCAACCCGGTCGACCGGATCGCCGTCGTCGAACCGGGCGTGATCAACGCGGTGCTCTCGCGGGCCGTCGCCGAACACGGCTTGTACTACCCGCCGGACCCCTCCAGCTGGGAGACGTGCACCATCGGCGGCAACATCGGCACCGCGTCCGGCGGTCTGTGCTGCGTGAAGTACGGGGTCACCGCCGAGTACGTGCTCGGCCTGGACGTCGTGCTCGCCGACGGGCGGCTGCTGCGGACCGGCCGGCGCACCGCCAAGGGCGTCGCCGGGTATGACCTGACCCGGCTCTTCGTCGGCTCCGAGGGCAGTCTCGGCATCGTTGTCGGGGCGGTCCTGGCGCTCCGGCCGCAGCCGCCCGTACAGCTCGCGCTCGCCGCCGAGTTCCCCTCCGCGGCCGCCGCCTGCGAGGCCGTCTGCGCGATCATGGAGCGCGGCCACACCCCGTCGCTGCTGGAGCTCATGGACGGCACCACCGTCCGGGCCGTCAACAGGCTGGCGCACATGGGGCTGCCGGACACGACGGAGGCGCTGCTGCTGTGCGCCTTCGACACCCCGGACCCCGGGGCCGACCTGGCCGCCGTGGGGGAGCTCTGCAGGGCGGCCGGGGCCACCGAGGTCGTGCCGGCCGAGGACGCCGCCGAGTCCGAACTGCTGCTCCAGGCCCGCAGGCTGTCGCTCACCGCGCTGGAGACGATCAAGAGCGCGACCATGATCGACGACGTGTGCGTGCCGCGCACGAAGCTGGCCGCGATGCTGGCCGGCACGGCCGCGATCGCGGAGAAGTACGGGCTGACCATCGGGGTCTGCGCGCACGCGGGCGACGGCAACACCCATCCCGTCGTCTGCTTCGACCACGCCGACGAGGACGAGTCGCGGCGGGCGCGGGAGTCCTTCGACGAGATCATGGCGCTCGGGCTCGACCTGGGCGGCACGATCACCGGCGAGCACGGGGTGGGCGTGCTGAAGAAGGAGTGGCTGGCGAGGGAGTTGGGGCCGGTGGGGGTGGAGTTGCAGCGCGGGATCAAGCGGACCTTCGACCCGCTCGGCCTGCTGAACCCCGGCAAGCTCTTCTGA
- a CDS encoding SsgA family sporulation/cell division regulator, translated as MQNTEKNNVVERELELKLVLSPERSVPVPALLAYRVDDPYAVHITFHIGSEHPVNWTFARELLVEGVFRACGHGDVRIWPTKVDGRNVILMALSSPDGDALLEAPSAQVSAWLERTLRAVPPGTETEQLGIDDGLAELLATTVIADELWLRDPWPSDESADGEL; from the coding sequence ATGCAGAACACCGAGAAGAACAACGTCGTCGAGCGCGAGCTGGAGCTGAAGCTGGTCCTGTCCCCCGAGCGCTCCGTCCCGGTCCCGGCCCTCCTCGCCTACCGCGTCGACGACCCGTACGCCGTGCACATCACCTTCCACATCGGCTCCGAGCACCCGGTCAACTGGACCTTCGCCCGCGAGCTCCTCGTCGAGGGCGTGTTCCGGGCCTGCGGCCACGGTGACGTCCGGATCTGGCCGACCAAGGTCGACGGCCGCAACGTGATCCTGATGGCGCTCTCCTCCCCCGACGGCGACGCCCTCCTGGAGGCGCCCTCCGCACAGGTGTCCGCCTGGCTGGAGCGGACCCTGCGCGCGGTGCCGCCGGGCACCGAGACCGAGCAGCTCGGCATCGACGACGGCCTCGCCGAGCTCCTCGCCACCACCGTGATCGCCGACGAGCTCTGGCTGCGCGACCCGTGGCCGTCGGACGAGTCCGCGGACGGCGAGCTGTGA
- a CDS encoding RDD family protein: MATPPGGGGEVPQAGYYPDPSIPGYIRYWNGGAWVPGTSRPAPDEGEALPAPPVSVVPPQPAPSPAPAPVLPSVPAVEETGPVFLDDDPGPSAAPQEPASAWHATTSVQTGFGGERDQKVSWGRDDPSAPGAPAPQPPADPRAGAAPAWPQAGTGPAADPRRAEPAREWSAALPGQGPAGGTGAETAAPAAQDRRDAPAPALPAPGAAAGPAAAGPAALPVQGAVGASAAAAAPAGTAQGTAPVWPAAGGSADERSGVPGRPSPSAGAPAGAGGAAAGTASASPARLGGMPVSPSWAQQAAQPLPPQAVQPAQPEARAAHPAPQAPHPAPQVPQSAQQAAPAARPEPVLPWKPPVEDPFAALAQAQASARPAGLGRRLVARLVDTVVLGAMVGAVSYPFVTGAVEHIDGKIEAAKQSGVTVQVWLVDSTTSVQFGIVLAALLVLGALYEALPTSRWGRTLGKKLCGIEVRDIEGHEPPAFGAALRRWLVYSVLGLLVLGVLNVLWCLFDRPWRQCWHDKAARTFVAR; the protein is encoded by the coding sequence GTGGCTACTCCTCCTGGAGGCGGCGGAGAGGTACCGCAGGCGGGCTACTACCCGGATCCGTCGATCCCCGGGTACATCCGGTACTGGAACGGCGGCGCCTGGGTGCCCGGCACGAGCCGTCCCGCGCCCGACGAGGGTGAGGCCCTCCCGGCCCCGCCCGTCTCGGTCGTGCCGCCCCAGCCGGCCCCGAGCCCGGCGCCCGCCCCGGTGCTCCCCTCCGTCCCCGCGGTCGAGGAGACCGGACCGGTCTTCCTCGACGACGACCCCGGGCCGTCCGCGGCCCCGCAGGAACCCGCCTCGGCCTGGCACGCGACCACCTCCGTCCAGACGGGCTTCGGCGGCGAGCGCGACCAGAAGGTCTCCTGGGGCCGGGACGACCCTTCCGCCCCCGGCGCCCCCGCCCCGCAGCCCCCGGCCGACCCGCGCGCCGGCGCCGCCCCGGCCTGGCCCCAGGCGGGCACCGGACCGGCCGCCGACCCGCGCCGGGCCGAGCCCGCGCGGGAGTGGTCCGCCGCGCTGCCGGGCCAGGGCCCGGCCGGCGGTACGGGCGCGGAGACGGCCGCCCCCGCCGCGCAGGACCGGCGGGACGCGCCCGCGCCCGCCCTCCCCGCGCCCGGAGCGGCCGCGGGACCGGCCGCCGCGGGACCGGCGGCCCTGCCGGTCCAGGGGGCCGTCGGCGCCTCGGCAGCGGCCGCCGCTCCCGCCGGTACGGCCCAGGGCACCGCGCCCGTGTGGCCCGCGGCCGGCGGTTCGGCCGACGAGCGGTCGGGTGTGCCGGGCCGGCCCTCCCCCTCCGCGGGCGCACCGGCGGGCGCGGGCGGTGCCGCCGCCGGGACCGCCTCCGCCTCTCCCGCGCGGCTCGGCGGGATGCCCGTATCGCCCTCCTGGGCCCAGCAGGCGGCCCAGCCGCTGCCGCCGCAGGCCGTACAGCCCGCGCAGCCCGAGGCCCGCGCGGCGCACCCGGCCCCGCAGGCCCCGCACCCGGCCCCGCAGGTCCCGCAGTCGGCCCAGCAGGCCGCCCCGGCGGCCCGGCCCGAACCCGTGCTCCCCTGGAAGCCCCCCGTGGAGGACCCCTTCGCGGCCCTCGCGCAGGCGCAGGCCTCCGCGCGGCCGGCGGGGCTGGGGCGGCGGCTGGTCGCGCGGCTCGTCGACACCGTCGTGCTCGGGGCGATGGTCGGGGCCGTGTCGTACCCCTTCGTCACCGGCGCGGTCGAGCACATCGACGGCAAGATCGAGGCGGCCAAGCAGTCCGGCGTCACCGTCCAGGTGTGGCTGGTCGACTCGACGACCTCCGTGCAGTTCGGCATCGTCCTCGCCGCGCTCCTGGTGCTCGGCGCGCTCTACGAGGCGCTGCCCACGTCCCGGTGGGGGCGGACGCTCGGCAAGAAGCTGTGCGGGATCGAGGTGCGGGACATCGAGGGGCACGAGCCGCCCGCCTTCGGCGCCGCGCTGCGCCGCTGGCTGGTCTACAGCGTGCTCGGGCTGCTCGTCCTCGGGGTGCTGAACGTGCTGTGGTGCCTGTTCGACCGGCCCTGGCGGCAGTGCTGGCACGACAAGGCGGCCCGCACCTTCGTCGCCCGCTAG
- a CDS encoding S1C family serine protease — protein MNVRARGAAAGAAALVLGLTAGGTTAYADDMDPKEIYERSAPGTVHVLGKLGSGTGFVYDADRGLIATAAHVVQGEAALKAVVGDRPAAPVRVVGIDPCQDLAVLAFTSPQSDLKALEFGDSKDLQAADTVVALGYPASLGSQGDTQKPAFTSGSVQNPDVQNAEPSTSLPVYPSTIQHSATVNPGNSGGPLLNADDKVVGINVLSVTGDTQGQFYSITSDHARPILDSLAAGQVKNDPGWYLKAIDDPTVVDDFAAEYQSDVQARQKKLVDAQVTGVLVVGVSSNSPAAKADLAPMDAMTTMKDSPVASVGEVCDVLQSSGPGETIPLDGVYTFDDPNESIKFGDPWTTNLVLGKNTATSGTSGTG, from the coding sequence ATGAACGTACGGGCCAGGGGTGCCGCGGCCGGAGCCGCGGCTCTCGTACTCGGTCTGACGGCCGGCGGCACGACGGCGTACGCGGACGACATGGATCCCAAGGAGATCTACGAGCGGTCCGCGCCCGGGACCGTGCACGTCCTGGGGAAGCTCGGGTCCGGCACCGGATTCGTCTACGACGCCGACCGCGGGCTCATCGCGACCGCCGCCCACGTGGTGCAGGGCGAGGCGGCGCTGAAGGCGGTCGTGGGGGACCGGCCGGCGGCGCCGGTGCGCGTCGTCGGCATCGACCCCTGCCAGGACCTGGCCGTGCTCGCCTTCACCTCGCCGCAGTCGGACCTGAAGGCGCTGGAGTTCGGAGACAGCAAGGACCTCCAGGCGGCCGACACGGTCGTCGCGCTCGGCTACCCGGCCTCGCTCGGCAGCCAGGGGGACACGCAGAAGCCCGCCTTCACGAGCGGCTCGGTGCAGAACCCGGACGTCCAGAACGCGGAGCCCTCCACCTCGCTCCCCGTCTACCCCTCCACGATCCAGCACTCGGCCACGGTCAACCCCGGCAACTCCGGCGGGCCGCTGCTCAACGCCGACGACAAGGTGGTCGGGATCAACGTGCTGAGCGTGACCGGCGACACCCAGGGGCAGTTCTACTCGATCACCTCCGACCACGCCCGCCCGATCCTCGACTCGCTGGCCGCGGGCCAGGTCAAGAACGATCCCGGCTGGTACCTGAAGGCCATCGACGACCCGACGGTCGTCGACGACTTCGCGGCGGAGTACCAGTCCGACGTCCAGGCGCGGCAGAAGAAACTGGTCGACGCCCAGGTCACCGGGGTGCTCGTCGTCGGCGTCTCCAGCAACTCGCCGGCGGCCAAGGCCGACCTGGCACCCATGGACGCGATGACCACCATGAAGGACAGCCCCGTGGCGTCCGTCGGCGAGGTCTGCGACGTCCTGCAGTCCTCCGGCCCCGGAGAGACCATCCCGCTCGACGGTGTCTACACCTTCGACGACCCCAACGAGAGCATCAAGTTCGGCGACCCGTGGACCACGAACCTCGTGCTCGGCAAGAACACCGCCACGAGCGGGACGAGCGGGACCGGTTGA